The Pirellulales bacterium nucleotide sequence CTGGCAGCGTCGGCCACATCCCGAGCCCCGAATCCCGACCCCCTAGCCCCGTGCCCCATGGGCATTCCCCAAGTCGTCATCGTCGGCCGCCCAAACGTGGGCAAGTCCAGCCTGTTCAATTGGCTGGTGCGCAA carries:
- a CDS encoding GTPase is translated as MGIPQVVIVGRPNVGKSSLFNWLVR